The genomic segment aaagaaaaaaaagggcaaattCAGAGAGCAAAAGGAGGACAAAATTTGAGAGGGGATATATGATTCACTGATGAGGAAGGGCCGTGGGGTATTGTTTTAGTGATTATATCTCCAGCTGATGCAGAAGATGGAGAGTGACTGCTGTTTTCCCTGAGAAGGAAGGTCATTCAAGTTGATGGTGTAATAGAATCTAGTTTTGGTGTATTGAGCAAGGAAAAACGACCAGTTTGACATCCAGAGTTTGTGGCTCCATCTTGCAAATTGTGCCATGTAGATATTGTAAATATTGGTTCCttcataaatattgtaaatggaGATTGCAAAGCTGTGCTTTTACACGATTGGTTTTCAATGTACTCTTCATTTATGCTGTCATGATGTAATGTTTCCTCTGTCCTTCCTAAATTGTCTTAATTCTATGATATGTCTCTGATTTCTACACTGTTGCTGTACTTTGTAGAATGCACTTAAAAGGGAGTCATAGGTGTGTAATGTGTGATCAAGTAACTGGGAATAATTGCAATTTGAAATTCTTGAATGAAAAGCTTTGCACAGATCTGCTGTGCACTCTTTTATTTAtggtgttttttcctctttttcagaGTTCTGATGGTcattaaataagtaaaacaatgtctttgacggcaagagaaaaaaaaactgcctttgACTGCAAGAGAGCACAGAGTACACCCACAGTCAAGTAATGATCAGATTATAACTAATAATAGAGAGCAAAGCGACCTTGATATACATTTTCAAGACTGTCTTTTCAGCCGTACTTGCACCATAACACCGGAATTGAAATTGGAAGCTGTACTTTGTCTGCTTGACATGAGGAAATGAGTTGATTTAAGAACCAGTTAAGCTTTTAAAAGGGTCATTGAGGCTAAGGAGAAAATACCATAGGGGAAGTGTTAACATAGGAATGGATTAAATGATGAACCTTGAAGGCGTcagttgttgtttaaaaaaggttGAGAGCATTTTAACCTTCATGATCAGTTTCTAACGTGTTTTTGCAGCTGGTTGTTTTGAATCAGAGTGACATTTTTCCAAGTAAGAGCAGATGCCGTTTGGATTAACACTTCATGACTGTTAAACTATTTGTCACTACAAAGGGCAGGGTTGAACAAGTCCCAGTAAACACTGATCAGAAATGGTGTATATACAATATGATACATCTGTGTGGATATTGTGTTGTTAAACACAAATTCTGCCATTTACCATtcaatgtctttttaaaaattgtaactATTGATTAGACTGAAGTTATCTCTGCCCTACATTGAATGTTTCACTTTACCAATGCTATGAAATATAAACTTTAACTTCAGTTTATTTGTGTTCAGCATCAGGGCAGGCAGATGGTTGCCTCTTAAAGTCTAATAAAGCCGTGTACTTACTACAAGAAATGATTTAACCAACccacaaacaaagcaaaaatgatGTTGCACATGATCTACCAGAATTATTATACTTTTTAGATTGTGAAGATTTTGTCTGAGTAACACCTAATTTGACTGGCGTTTTAAAAGCCGTAGCGTTTGACAGCAGTTGTTACCTCTAAACAGGGCTcttcattaaaaacatgaagGGTACTGCACCAATGTGGCTGTGAAAAGTAATATATACTTACTCACTATAGTAATTAACCTTTTCCCCCCCTCAGGATAATCCGCTTCATGGTTCGTCACGTGAAATATTTTCTGGGGCTTCGATTTGAAGTGACCGGGTGGGAGCATCTGCAAACAGAGGGGCCCTATGTCATCATCTCTAACCACCagagctccctggatgttttaggtgggttttttaaatttttcatgtGTTGTCTCTGTATTCTTtggttctgtgtgtgcatgtgctttaGCAAATAGGATCTTAAACGAGACCGTAACCTTAAGGCTGCACTGctcattttgctgctttgtatcacatttatacacacattcTGTGAATTAAGTGCTCATTGTCCTGCTGTGCTACTAAAATTATTAAGTAAAATAGTGTTGTTATCAAATTATCTTATGGCCATTAATAATGAATCTTTTTGTCTCTGGATGGATGAAGAAAAATACAAGATTACTGTGGATATGGgagtagtttgtttttgtgtctctcaCATCTCCAGCTACTCAAATCTCCAGACTTAACAGACTAAATGGGAAGAGGTGTTGTACATTCAGCAGTTCATGTAGTACATTGACCTACTCACTTTTAAAGGCCTTTTAGTTGAAGTAGCAGCAACCTCTGCAGTTGATGCAGAAgtcacaaattgaaaaaaaagttcagtgttGTGCTGGGATTTACTGCAACTGACTGTACATGTGGTGAGTTTTCTCTCTCCCACCACAAAAATGGACTAACTACCATTTAATGGTACTAATAAGTGCTATTTGCTCCGCTGCGCTATGATTTATAAAAGATGGTTAGATGGCTTTTTCTAGGATGGTGCGCATATGGCAGCTTTCACGGAAAATGAATTTTGTTGTGTTGGATTTTACGAAGTGGATGATTTAAAAACTGATCACCTCAGGAATTCTGAGGTCGGTGCACTCACTGCTGACCCGGATGAGCTCACTGGCACTTTGTTGCAAAAAAACGATCCCCTCAGGACCTGAGGGTTTATTTTACTGTGGCATTAGTGGGCCCGGATGCACACTACTTACCTAACTCAGTACATCCTCGCAGAGGCTAATTCAGAAatgatgttcacattttgtacGCTTTTCTTTATTGTGTAAAGCCAGCATAACCTTCAGGTTTCTGGATTCTATCAACATAGTCCCATATCAAATCAAGTGTAGCAAAATATACTTCCTGCAGCACCAAGGTTTCAACCTTCAATCTGTTCTGTGTATGTTACACCAAATGTATGAGGCTGTGCTCTTCATGTGTGCTCTGcctttaaattctgttttgaaaaatgtgtatcTTCTGCAGCAGCCTCATTTATAGTGTAGTTTACAGCTGTTTTTCACGAAGACAAATTCCTACTACTGTTAAGAGGTCTGAACTGTCtctggcaataaacagttttctgattcagATTTTTCCCTGTTTTGCTGTCATATTTGATCAGCAGATGCACATTTGCATCTCATGCGGGTTAGATTCAGCTTTGTGATCACTGTTCGGGGCACAGGTTCAGAGCTAATGAAATGCAGGTAGTATCAAACAAGAAGTTGTATGTAGTAGCCTTTTGGCTACAGTATATTGAATATGAAAACCTTAGGTTTTTGAAAGTTTAGCTGATGCTGCGATCATGTTTCCAGCTCAGGAGCTTGTTAAGTATTCATTATCTATAGTATTGCTCACGTTTCAGGGCTTAAACCTTCCTCTCTTCAGTGAGGAAAGGACACGGCAAACCACTCTCAACTTATTTGAAGTAAATTTGAATCTAACCTGTCTGGAGTATCCCATTGAGACTTTTTTTAGGAAGTCTTTCTAGGAAGAACCAGCATTTGGATTTTGGTTACTAAATCGCAGTGTATGTTTGTTAGTAATCTGCCAAAACTGGGACAAGTATAAGATTTTAACAGCTTCGTGCTGGCCAACATTTGTGCTCAGCAACGCCAGAAATAAATGGTGACATGTTTGgtcgtttttttgtttgtttgtttgtttgtttttggcagCGAATATCGTAGAACTTATTTATCAGCGCACACACCAGAGTAAATTACATACTTAATATGACTGATCTCACAAACCCAGAGTTAAGCACTGGTTATAAATTAGTTGAATTAAGTAAGAGCACATTGTACACATGCTGTGATTCTCTATTTTTGTCTCGCTCTTTAGTAAACTTTCATTCTTCTCAAACCTAAATTTCATTGTTGTGGACCCTCATTTTGCAGGGctatgtttctttgttttctccatcAGTGCCTCGGAGAGATAGTTTTAGTGATGCTGAGTGACGAGGGCAGGCACCAGGCCAGGGTGATGACAGCAAGGGGAGAGCTAGACATCTAATTAGTGTTAATAAAACTCCGTGCGAGTCTGATGTTGCGTCCAAGTTGCCATGCCAACTGCTACGCCTGGCCATTAATAGTTGCTCATCCGTGAGCTGAGGCTGATGAGACTGCTAGAAAGTAAAATCACCTCCACACCTAAATCActtgtaatgtaattttagCTCTGACTGCTCAGTTTTACTCAGCCCAGTACAGACGTATCTATTTACTGCTGCTTTTAATGCTTTATTTCATAGATTTTCTgatattatttgattattttacacACAAGCTGCCTTTATGTAAAGATTGGTCTTATGTCTGATTTCGTAATGTAAGTCCTATTTTTCCCCACCACACATGTACTATAGCAGACTTTATACCTGCTGTAATCCACGGTTTGATGAGGCCATAGATAATTATGACTGAATACTAAAGTTTGACCCAGGTTGAGTTCTCTTCATTCATGCATTCTTCTCTCTCCTGCTGTTATTCCAAACATTTCTGAACTTGTGTGAACCCTTAAGTTGCGCTTCAGCTTGCCTCTTCTGTCATGTCATGCCCCGATTGCTTATGGCTCATGAGAAACTGTTCATCAAAGGccctttacaaaatgtaatctcacaaaaacattagtttatttttcaaaaaccaaCCATACCTACCTAAATACACCAATAAGATACACAACATACTGTTAGCCTGAGTTTCAAGGGGTTTTTAGTTATTAGCAATGTTTGGAATCTCACTGGGGCAGAATTTTGACTTGAAATGAGTAACGACtttatttcaaacatgttttaaattggaTCTACCTTTTATACGGTTCGACTTTTACATAATTGATAATTCTGAAATGAGCTTCTTATCTTCTGTTTCTAAGGCTTGATGGAGATCTTACCAGACCGCTGCACCATGATTGCAAAGAAGGAGTTGATCTACGCTGGCACAGTAGGCCTCATTTGCTGGCTGGGTGGCATCGTCTTCATCAACCGCAAGAAAACAAGTGATGCCAAGGGCGTCATGTCCGATGCTGCCAAAACCATGTTGGACGACCAGGTAATTTTCCccacagaataaaatgaaatctgtGATAAATggttcagtttttattcatttaacctgttgctcttttttttttttacctgaaaaTGATCAAGATTTAGATTTTGACTAAAGATGATGTGAAATCAATGAATGTGCATTCTTCTTTTTTACTCCACAGATCCGTCTGTGGGTATTCCCAGAGGGAACAAGAAACCAGAAGGGTGACCTGCTGCCCTTCAAAAAAGGAGCTTTCCACCTAGCAGTGCAGGCTCAAGTAATCATTTCTCAGATTTCTGTTCAGTTCTCTGAGTATACTAAGGAGAACAGGCATAAATCATATCTACATCCAGTCTTTTAAGTGAGTTAAGCATGTACGTTTAGGCATAATCTCACCCTGTGAATTCGCATCCTGTAACCCAGCTGGCAGAATAGCTGCGATGACACTGGCTGTTCTTTGTGAAAGAATATGAATGTTGCCAGCATTGTGCCGATTCTTAACACATGGGGGAGCTAGCAGCCCCACACAAGGCAACTTGTGTGTATTACTGAACCGTATTACTACAAATGATGGCATGCATACACACCCTTGAAACAGGCAGACATATTTAGCAAGTGACTTTGAGATGATCAGAGGAGTTTTGGCAGTTCACACAGATTTATTCTGACATTCCAGCTTTATTGTGTTCTGAAATAGTCTGATCTCTATGATGTAGCTTCTCCCCAGACTCCTCACACAAAATTATTAGAGAGAAGGCAGACACTGACATAGCTCCTGACATAGAAAGACTCCAGAGGGACTGACAGCCCAGCTGTGTGCATTTGAGTCTCTGCATGCATGCAGGTGGGAGGTCTCTGTTCTTGAGTTGATGTTTTGTAGCACACACCCAGCGTTGAACAGTtggaattaattaaaaaaacattgttgtatAAGATCTGACCCAAAACCGCAGCTAGGTTCACCCTAAGCAATAATGTCGTAGTGTCTGTATGTTTGAGCTCAGTTTTACGTGCTGGTAAAGATTAATATCAGTTTGCTTCAGATATTTTCTGGGGCTAAAGCCATGCTGCTCCTCATTAGTAAACGCATTAACATTTTCTATAGGGGCTCTGTTGGCTCTTCAGCCTGCATATGTCTGTTTGGGATGTTAACAGCAGAACCTGatattaggtgtgtgtgtgtgtgtgttggcacgAGTTGGTGAATAACTTCATTTGAGGTGTGGAGACTACAGGCTGTGTTGTGGTTTTCCCTTTTGGCTTTGCTTTGCACTTGAGACTTTTTCTGTGTGAACGTACACTATTTCTATCTCTTTGTATTTGCTGCGCTATAGCGCAGCCTTTCCATTTGTACCCAGTTGGTCAGATTAAGTGTAAGCAGGACAGCCCCCAGGGGAGCCACATTCGGCTCAGCCAGTCCTTCGAAGGGCCACTTGTCaagccgtgtgtgtgtttgtgtgtgacccaGTATTGGTTAAGTCAAACATTGCTGTCGATTGGTTTCTCATTTTTTGCCTCAGATAGgacaaaggggggaaaaaaaggcaagtTTAGAAGACCTATTCAAATTCTTATGGACAATAAGAAATATTTatccaaaaatattttagtatgGTGTAAACTCTCGTTGAAacctcttttctctccccagGTACCCATCATACCTGTCGTTTTCTCCTCCTACAGCAACTTCTATCTACGGAAAGAAAAGCTGTTCAAATCAGGTAACATTCCTCCATGTATCCAATTATCTACCTGCAGGTTCTTTCCCTTGGATGTGACTGAGACAGGTACTGATGTTGTGTGAGACTTCTGACAGTGATGTGTTATGCCACCATAGGGACCATCCGATTGAAGATCCTTCCAAAGATTGAAACAAAGGGGATGACACCAGAGGATGTGTCATCCCTCTCTGACAAATCCTTTGACCTGATGCGCTCCGCCTTCCTGAAAATCTCCAACTCCATAACCCAGAGCAACGGGCCACTGAGGCACTGAACCTTTACCATACTCGCACCTCTCTATTTCCTATGACCCCATCTGAGACACATTACTCCCATAGATCTCTTCGCTGCCCCCAGGATGTCCTATAACCTGGCCAGGAAACAACATGACATAGGTCTCATGTCATGAAGTCACTTCTTGTCTAATTGAGGCCTGGTCCAGTCCACCTCTGGCCTGACTATACAGCACAGTTAGTCCTGACCCTCACTgtgtctgcagcagcagcagtgtcgTGAGCGGAGTGACGGACGGAAAGCTGAACAGTACGGATGTGTGTTGTTCTTCATGCATGCATTTGAGATGGCTCTGTCCGCTTTGATCCTTGCTTTGTTCTCTGGACGCCTGGCTTTGTTATTGTCTTAACTCTATcagcattttgtaatttttttgggTTTGTCCCCCGCCCCCTtctttctgctttcattttagCAGATTAACTTTGACATCATCACCGTTCTGTTCATAAATGTCAGTGGATATTTATGTGCATCTCATGCTGCCTTAGTTTCAGTTATCTTTGGATGCTAATGCAAACAGATGCGTGCGCATACAGACGTTCAAGTATCCGATCTCCTTCCTTTGCTTTTTAGTGTGTTCCCCTCTTTCTGCATTCCATTCTCTTGCCTAAAGTCAAACGGAGCAGGGTTTCCACAAgtgatggagtgtgtgtggAGGTAAGAGGTCAACATGGGCCGACCATGAACTTCTTTAGTTCTGTTGCTATGAATTCAACTGTGTATCCACATTGGTTCCTCAACTCTGTGACCAATAGCTTCATGACATACTTTATGATGTATGGAAGCAAGGAATTCAAGGTTACAAGAAACTGTAACAATAGCACCCATCTGTACTGAATTAATGGACTTAAGTGGACTTATCTATTTTCACAGTTGTGCACTGTTGGTGTAACATAATGCAttcatttagtttattttccaaaagATTAGAAACGAGCTGTTTGCAGCTTTAAACAGCAAGTGTCTTCTGGCTGTATTCTGTACTTTTGCTTTCTATTTATTTCCACGTTGAAtagtcttatttttatttttttccccctttttaaaaagtagtgtttttttttttttttttttttttttggcgttGTTTTGTTCCCTTCAAAGAAGAAATTCCCAAATGTATTTAAGATGTGTCAAAAGAGGAATTTTATAAAGTGCAATGTCCAACTGTTTTTAGAATAACTCTTCCAAAGTACAAGCTACCTGATGTGCCATGACAAAGTATTTTTCCTGAGATTTCCCATGTAAATTCCTTATTAATTCACTATGACCTGCTGTATTATGCTTTGACTGATTTTGCCCTTTTACTAGTGATAATTTTCACTAACCAATGGATGAAAGGTCATTCTTGCTGTTATGAAGAGTTTTAACTTGTGGGATTTTTAAAGATGAAACACTGAATTGATAAATTTATTTGTTCATATAAACAATTAATGATAATCCAGATATACTTAGGTCCACATTTCAGAAGGGTATAActaattaatgttttgttaacTGGTAAAATGTGAATGCTTGTCTCCTTTTCATTTATTAGTATGAGTGACATGGTGATAAATAGCATTGTAGTAGTGGTGTTCTAATTCACTTATTAAGAACCTCATAGGAGAGTATTAGaattatttaaagtgtaaatttTGGCTTTACATTTGATTAGttattgtttttgcagtttgtatTATTCAGACAGCATATGTTCTGTGGTCTGTACTGACTGACTTCTAATGAGAAACTGACTGATCTGTTTTAGTTTACATCCAGTCCTTAAATTTCACATTGCTTAATGCCTTTTCGAGCTTTGcaaaatcccttttttttttttttttttgccgctTTGGCGCATCTGAGAATGTATTTCAGCATTCAGGATTTTCGTGttaaataatatgaaatattgTACACATGCAAGGTGCCAGATCTTGAATATTATTCATTTgagcattacattttaaattttgtgtgACTTGTGCACACACCTTCTGAAATCATCCACATGAATGGATGTATCAGTACTTTAGTAATAAGCCCCTGTACACTGCTGTACTTAGTTGGGTGCAGGAGTAGTTTTTATGATAATCAACTGGGCTCAcaacttttaaacacacaatacaCTCAAGGTTTCATCTGTGTTTAAGGCCAGTATGGAATATATGCCCCTTttataacaattttattttaaagtttgaatatatttattggAACTTTTCTGCAACAACCTTTGAAGCAAGA from the Channa argus isolate prfri chromosome 18, Channa argus male v1.0, whole genome shotgun sequence genome contains:
- the agpat2 gene encoding 1-acyl-sn-glycerol-3-phosphate acyltransferase beta isoform X1 yields the protein MDVLWMIPLLLFPLLMWTSSTFVFYFKKFFYVAWMMVLALFTIPLCILKSGGRDVENMRIIRFMVRHVKYFLGLRFEVTGWEHLQTEGPYVIISNHQSSLDVLGLMEILPDRCTMIAKKELIYAGTVGLICWLGGIVFINRKKTSDAKGVMSDAAKTMLDDQIRLWVFPEGTRNQKGDLLPFKKGAFHLAVQAQVPIIPVVFSSYSNFYLRKEKLFKSGTIRLKILPKIETKGMTPEDVSSLSDKSFDLMRSAFLKISNSITQSNGPLRH
- the agpat2 gene encoding 1-acyl-sn-glycerol-3-phosphate acyltransferase beta isoform X2, which encodes MDVLWMIPLLLFPLLMWTSSTFVFYFKKFFYVAWMMVLALFTIPLCILKSGGRDVENMRIIRFMVRHVKYFLGLRFEVTGWEHLQTEGPYVIISNHQSSLDVLGLMEILPDRCTMIAKKELIYAGTVGLICWLGGIVFINRKKTSDAKGVMSDAAKTMLDDQIRLWVFPEGTRNQKGDLLPFKKGAFHLAVQAQVIISQISVQFSEYTKENRHKSYLHPVF